The Nitriliruptor alkaliphilus DSM 45188 genome includes a region encoding these proteins:
- a CDS encoding 4'-phosphopantetheinyl transferase superfamily protein, which produces MKVVTGCDVVDVARLSAVAERRAGFVARVFTDGEVADCERGGVRLDSPTGRARLAARFAAKEAARKAIGDLRLPFHAVEVRRAASGAPELLLHGQATDWSCSLSHDGGVAIAVVVGATPAPTAPTAPTAPTAPTAPTAPTAPTAPTAPTAPTAPTAPI; this is translated from the coding sequence GTGAAGGTCGTGACCGGATGCGACGTGGTCGACGTGGCCCGGCTGTCAGCCGTCGCGGAGCGCCGGGCCGGGTTCGTCGCTCGGGTCTTCACCGACGGCGAGGTCGCCGACTGCGAGCGAGGTGGTGTGCGCCTCGACTCGCCGACGGGGCGCGCGCGACTGGCCGCACGTTTCGCGGCCAAGGAGGCGGCACGCAAGGCCATCGGGGACCTGCGCCTGCCGTTCCACGCCGTCGAGGTCCGACGTGCCGCCAGCGGCGCACCCGAGCTGTTGCTCCACGGCCAGGCCACCGACTGGTCGTGCTCGCTGTCCCACGACGGCGGGGTCGCGATCGCGGTCGTCGTCGGCGCGACGCCTGCTCCCACCGCTCCCACCGCTCCCACCGCTCCCACCGCTCCCACCGCTCCCACCGCTCCCACCGCTCCCACCGCTCCCACCGCTCCCACCGCTCCCACCGCTCCCACCGCTCCCATCTGA
- the fabI gene encoding enoyl-ACP reductase FabI encodes MKEASVLLEGKKLLITGVLDPRSIAFSVARVAQEQGAEVVLTSFGRARRLTDRSASRLPEPPDVLELDVTSDADIAAVAKDLEQRWGKVDGVLHAVGFAPSSCIGGGFLDAPWEDVATAVQVSTYSFAALGRGFRDLLAAADGSSLVGLDFDASVAWPTYDWMGVAKAGLEATSRYLARELGPLGVKVNLVAAGPLQTVAAKSIDGFGGFEPIWQERAPLGWDSSDPEPVARTVCALLSDWTPGITGEIVHVDGGVHAIGAGSR; translated from the coding sequence CTGAAGGAGGCGTCCGTGCTGCTCGAGGGTAAGAAGCTGCTCATCACCGGGGTGCTCGATCCCCGTTCCATCGCGTTCTCGGTCGCCCGCGTCGCGCAGGAACAGGGCGCCGAGGTCGTGCTGACCTCCTTCGGCCGTGCCCGGCGGCTGACCGATCGCAGCGCGTCCCGCCTGCCCGAACCTCCCGACGTGCTCGAGCTCGACGTCACCTCGGACGCCGACATCGCCGCCGTCGCCAAGGATCTCGAGCAGCGGTGGGGCAAGGTCGACGGCGTGCTGCACGCGGTCGGGTTCGCCCCGTCGTCGTGCATCGGCGGGGGCTTCCTCGACGCGCCGTGGGAGGACGTCGCGACGGCCGTCCAGGTCTCGACCTACTCCTTCGCGGCGCTCGGACGCGGTTTCCGTGACCTGCTGGCTGCGGCGGACGGGTCCTCGCTCGTCGGGCTCGACTTCGACGCGTCGGTCGCGTGGCCGACCTACGACTGGATGGGGGTGGCCAAGGCCGGCCTCGAGGCCACGTCCCGCTACCTGGCTCGCGAGCTCGGCCCGCTCGGGGTGAAGGTCAACCTGGTCGCGGCGGGCCCGCTGCAGACCGTGGCGGCCAAGAGCATCGACGGGTTCGGCGGCTTCGAGCCGATCTGGCAGGAACGTGCGCCGCTCGGCTGGGACAGCTCCGACCCCGAACCGGTGGCGCGCACCGTCTGTGCGTTGCTGTCGGACTGGACGCCGGGCATCACCGGCGAGATCGTCCACGTCGACGGCGGTGTCCACGCGATCGGCGCGGGCTCGCGCTGA
- a CDS encoding universal stress protein, with protein MRIVAGFLRSDEGRAALDRAIEETRLRDGELLVVHSMKGGERDEERQVVTYREEFEQLESRLASEGISYRLVEYARGNSPSEDLLQAAKDEDAGLLVIGIRRRSPVGKLVLGSNAQDILLQSDCPVLAVKAGGQADQ; from the coding sequence GTGCGTATCGTGGCCGGCTTCCTCCGCTCCGACGAAGGGCGCGCTGCCCTCGATCGAGCCATCGAGGAGACACGCCTCCGTGACGGGGAACTGCTCGTCGTCCACTCCATGAAGGGTGGGGAGCGCGACGAGGAACGGCAGGTGGTGACCTACCGCGAGGAGTTCGAGCAGCTCGAGAGCCGGCTCGCCAGCGAGGGCATCTCCTACCGCCTCGTGGAGTACGCCCGCGGGAACTCCCCCTCGGAGGACCTGCTGCAGGCCGCCAAGGACGAGGACGCCGGGCTGCTGGTGATCGGCATCCGTCGCCGGTCCCCGGTCGGAAAGCTCGTCCTCGGCTCGAACGCGCAGGACATCCTGCTGCAGTCGGACTGCCCGGTGCTCGCGGTCAAGGCTGGCGGTCAGGCCGACCAGTAG
- the pdhA gene encoding pyruvate dehydrogenase (acetyl-transferring) E1 component subunit alpha, with the protein MTKDGSSADPDGFLPTSEPVRLLEPDGTFHEDPDHPVDLSDDELVELYRRMAVTRRLDRESINLQRQGQLGVYASCLGQEAAQVGSASALAKQDWIFPSYRELGAAVVRGVDAGALLHLYRGTWLSDHDPYEYNFGLLSIPIGTQALHATGLAMGARFDDNPLVALTYFGDGGTSEGDPHEAMNFAAVFEAPVIFFVQNNQYAISVPLDRQTKAPTLAHKAIGYGMPGVRCDGNDVLASYAVTKRAVERARRGGGPTFIEAMTYRMEAHTTSDDPSRYRTKDELADAAKTDPLLRMRNFLGHRGLWSDDLEASCDEAGKEAATALRDSIYDAPHGDPMEVFDHVYVDDTGHYERQRAELRAELDAGSERGDA; encoded by the coding sequence GTGACCAAGGATGGATCGTCAGCCGACCCCGACGGCTTCCTTCCGACCTCGGAGCCGGTGCGGCTCCTGGAACCTGACGGGACCTTCCACGAGGATCCTGACCATCCGGTCGACCTGAGCGACGACGAGCTCGTCGAGCTCTACCGGCGGATGGCGGTGACCCGGCGCCTCGACCGCGAGTCGATCAACCTGCAGCGGCAGGGGCAGCTCGGGGTCTACGCCTCCTGCCTCGGTCAGGAGGCCGCTCAGGTGGGGTCGGCCTCCGCGCTGGCGAAGCAGGACTGGATCTTCCCGAGCTACCGCGAGCTCGGGGCGGCGGTGGTCCGCGGGGTCGACGCCGGTGCGTTGCTCCACCTCTACCGCGGCACGTGGCTGTCGGACCACGACCCGTACGAGTACAACTTCGGCCTGCTGTCGATCCCGATCGGCACCCAGGCGCTGCATGCCACGGGGCTGGCGATGGGCGCCCGTTTCGACGACAACCCGTTGGTGGCGCTGACCTACTTCGGTGACGGCGGGACCTCCGAGGGGGACCCGCACGAGGCGATGAACTTCGCCGCGGTGTTCGAGGCGCCGGTCATCTTCTTCGTGCAGAACAACCAGTACGCCATCTCGGTGCCGCTCGACCGGCAGACCAAGGCGCCGACGCTGGCGCACAAGGCCATCGGCTACGGGATGCCCGGCGTGCGGTGCGACGGCAACGACGTCCTGGCCTCGTACGCGGTGACCAAGCGCGCGGTCGAACGCGCCCGCCGCGGCGGGGGACCGACGTTCATCGAGGCGATGACCTACCGGATGGAGGCGCACACCACCTCGGACGACCCGTCGCGCTACCGCACCAAGGACGAGCTCGCCGACGCGGCCAAGACCGACCCCCTGCTGCGCATGCGCAACTTCCTCGGTCACCGCGGCCTGTGGAGCGACGACCTCGAGGCCAGCTGTGACGAGGCCGGCAAGGAGGCCGCCACGGCCCTGCGCGACTCGATCTACGACGCGCCGCACGGCGACCCGATGGAGGTGTTCGACCACGTCTACGTGGACGACACCGGCCACTACGAGCGCCAGCGGGCCGAGCTGCGGGCCGAGCTCGACGCGGGTTCCGAGAGAGGTGACGCCTGA
- a CDS encoding alpha-ketoacid dehydrogenase subunit beta, producing MTVTMAQAINRALKDAMEDDDRVLVFGEDVGKLGGVFRVTDGLQATFGEARCFDTPLAESGIVGTAIGLAMYGWRPVPEMQFDGFTYPAFEQIVSHLAKMPNRSRGTVKLPVTLRIPYGGGIGAVEHHSESPEAYWAHTAGLKVMSPGNPDDAYSMMREAIASDDPVVFLEPKRRYWMKSDVELPVTTAPAREAVVRRAGSDVSVFAYGPMVRTALDAADAAAEEGWDLEIVDLRSLSPLDEERIVASVERTGRAVVVHEAARSFGVAAEVAARIQERAFYSLEAPVLRATGFDTPYPPAKLEEYWLPNVDRILDMVERTLSY from the coding sequence ATGACGGTCACGATGGCGCAGGCCATAAACCGGGCGCTCAAGGACGCGATGGAGGACGACGACCGGGTCCTGGTGTTCGGTGAGGACGTCGGCAAGCTCGGTGGGGTCTTCCGGGTCACCGACGGGCTGCAGGCCACGTTCGGCGAGGCGCGTTGCTTCGACACGCCGCTGGCCGAATCCGGGATCGTGGGGACCGCGATCGGTCTGGCGATGTACGGCTGGCGGCCGGTGCCGGAGATGCAGTTCGACGGGTTCACCTACCCGGCGTTCGAGCAGATCGTGTCGCACCTGGCCAAGATGCCGAACCGGTCCCGGGGGACGGTCAAGCTGCCGGTCACCCTGCGGATCCCCTACGGCGGTGGCATCGGTGCGGTCGAGCACCACTCGGAGTCGCCCGAGGCCTACTGGGCCCACACCGCGGGCCTGAAGGTCATGAGCCCGGGCAACCCCGACGACGCGTACTCGATGATGCGCGAGGCCATCGCCAGCGACGATCCGGTGGTGTTCCTCGAGCCGAAGCGTCGCTACTGGATGAAGTCGGACGTGGAGCTGCCGGTCACCACGGCGCCGGCCCGTGAGGCGGTCGTGCGGCGGGCGGGCAGCGACGTGTCCGTCTTCGCGTACGGCCCGATGGTCCGCACGGCGTTGGACGCGGCGGACGCGGCGGCCGAGGAGGGCTGGGACCTCGAGATCGTCGACCTGCGGTCCCTGTCGCCGCTCGACGAGGAGCGAATAGTCGCCTCGGTCGAACGCACCGGTCGGGCCGTGGTGGTCCACGAGGCGGCGCGTTCGTTCGGCGTCGCCGCGGAGGTCGCGGCCCGCATCCAGGAACGCGCCTTCTACTCGCTGGAGGCGCCGGTGCTGCGTGCGACCGGGTTCGACACCCCGTACCCCCCCGCGAAGCTGGAGGAGTACTGGCTGCCGAACGTGGACCGCATCCTGGACATGGTCGAGCGGACCCTGAGCTACTGA
- a CDS encoding dihydrolipoamide acetyltransferase family protein, with translation MSIRDFKLPDLGEGLEEGDVVAWHVAVGDVIELNQTVAEIETAKAIVEVPSPFAGRVVERMGEVGDTLEVGSVFLRVDTSVGAPAGVDPSGAPAGGDASGAPAGGDDVAAGTAAAGDDVGAPAGGDAGTPPTAADDPSADDLEVIVEAGPAEDLEAERPSTGLDAEAEPQPLVGYGQRGDTRRRRRGAGAVESDAPAASDAPARVLAKPPVRKLAKDLGVELAAIAPGSGPDGVITRDDVRAAADGRAVTTAPAPAPATTGPSGNGAAPEAPPAERGGAVAAGFRGRTPGDVEPVAGIRKRIVEKMELSRRTIPEATCSREADVTDLWQLRRDLTAAAAEDGHDVKVTPFAVVLRAVVVALRRFPTLNASMVGREGSDPGEIHLHEAIHLGFAADTERGLVVPVIRDAHRLTTLQIAAELNRLATAARDGKLTPAEMSGGTFTVSNYGAFGNDDGDPVINHPEGALLGVGSMRERPWVVDGQLAVRRTCRFTLAFDHRLSDGGEAGRFVTYVGDLCEQPARLLLHA, from the coding sequence GTGAGCATCCGTGATTTCAAGCTGCCCGACCTCGGTGAAGGGCTCGAGGAGGGCGACGTGGTCGCCTGGCACGTGGCCGTCGGCGACGTGATCGAGCTCAACCAGACGGTCGCCGAGATCGAGACCGCCAAGGCGATCGTCGAGGTGCCCTCCCCGTTCGCGGGGCGGGTCGTCGAGCGCATGGGCGAGGTCGGTGACACCCTGGAGGTCGGTTCGGTCTTCCTGCGTGTGGACACCAGTGTCGGCGCCCCAGCAGGAGTCGATCCTTCTGGCGCCCCAGCAGGAGGCGATGCTTCTGGCGCCCCAGCAGGAGGCGACGACGTGGCGGCAGGGACGGCCGCCGCCGGTGACGACGTTGGCGCCCCAGCAGGAGGCGACGCCGGGACGCCGCCGACCGCCGCCGACGACCCCTCCGCCGACGACCTCGAGGTGATCGTCGAGGCCGGTCCGGCCGAGGATCTGGAGGCCGAACGGCCGTCGACCGGCCTGGATGCGGAGGCCGAGCCGCAGCCGCTGGTCGGCTACGGACAGCGTGGGGACACGCGCCGTCGCCGCCGTGGCGCCGGCGCGGTCGAGTCCGATGCGCCGGCCGCCTCCGACGCGCCGGCTCGTGTCCTGGCCAAGCCGCCGGTGCGCAAGTTGGCCAAGGACCTCGGGGTCGAGCTGGCGGCCATCGCGCCGGGCAGCGGGCCCGACGGGGTCATCACCCGTGACGACGTCCGCGCCGCCGCGGATGGCAGGGCGGTCACCACGGCACCGGCACCCGCACCGGCCACGACGGGACCGTCCGGCAACGGTGCGGCCCCCGAGGCGCCGCCCGCGGAACGCGGTGGCGCGGTGGCGGCGGGCTTCCGTGGCCGCACCCCGGGGGACGTCGAACCCGTCGCCGGGATCCGCAAGCGCATCGTCGAGAAGATGGAGCTCTCGCGGCGCACCATCCCCGAGGCCACCTGCTCGCGCGAGGCGGACGTCACCGACCTGTGGCAGCTGCGCCGTGACCTGACGGCGGCTGCGGCCGAGGACGGCCACGACGTCAAGGTGACCCCGTTCGCGGTGGTGCTGCGTGCGGTGGTGGTCGCGCTGCGCCGCTTCCCGACGCTGAACGCCTCGATGGTCGGTCGCGAGGGGTCGGACCCCGGCGAGATCCACCTGCACGAGGCCATCCACCTCGGCTTCGCGGCGGACACCGAGCGGGGCCTCGTGGTGCCCGTCATCCGTGACGCCCACCGGCTGACCACGCTGCAGATCGCGGCCGAGCTGAACCGCCTGGCCACCGCAGCGCGGGACGGCAAGCTCACCCCCGCCGAGATGTCCGGCGGGACCTTCACGGTCTCCAACTACGGCGCGTTCGGCAACGACGACGGTGACCCGGTCATCAACCACCCGGAGGGTGCGCTGCTCGGCGTCGGCTCGATGCGCGAACGGCCCTGGGTCGTCGATGGGCAGCTGGCGGTCCGGCGCACGTGCCGGTTCACGCTGGCGTTCGACCACCGCCTCTCCGACGGCGGCGAAGCCGGTCGCTTCGTGACCTACGTCGGTGACCTCTGTGAGCAGCCCGCCCGGCTGCTCCTGCACGCCTGA